TTGCCAAAAACTCCCCCAGGCTACCAAACACCAGTTTTGTGATGCTTCCCTTGGAAGATATAGATTTTTTCCTACTGGGAATGGAAGAGAAAAATACGATCATCTCGACAGGCAGCTCATGTAAGTCCAGAGCGAGAGAGGCGTCCTCTTCACTGATTGCCATGGGATATTCAAAGGAAGAGGCCCTCCGTTGCATTCGCATTTCGACGGGAATTAATACAACCCAAGATGAAGTTGATTTTTTACTGAAAGCTGCGGAAGAACTGATTATAAAATTCAAAAGTTTTTAATTTCAATGAAGATCCGAATCCTCACCAAACCAAGTAAAGATGGAAACCCGAGTCAATTCGATGCGGAGCTTTTCTGGGAAGAAAAAAAATTCCGACCGGTAGAAGTGATCTGTTCCATCGACGGGAAATCCCTATTGGAATTTCAAAAAGACTGGGAAAGATTTCTCAGACAAGTCCTTCCGAGCAATATCGGCAAAAAGGAACTTCGGGAAAAAATTTCAAAAAAAGCGAATGCATTGGAACAAATCGTATTCGGGAAAAAAACTCCTCCCTGGAAAGAAATCCATTTTTCGGAAGAAATACTGATCCAGACAGATCCGGAATTTACTTTTTTTCCGTGGGAAATACTCACGACTCATAAAGGTTTTTTCTATGAATGGCCCGTCTACAGAGGAATACGATCGGAAGTATTTCATTTCGAACCGAAATCCAAAAACGGTTTCCTACTCATCGAAAATCCGATTCGGGAAGACCTGATTCCAAGTGTGAAAAAAGAAGGATCGGTGATCCGGGAGATTTGGAAATCCCAATCCAAAACCCCTATCAAAACCTTAAAGCCGGATCATCTGAAAACTGTCCGGTTCTGGGAGGAAATCTCAGAAGCATCTTACTTACATTATGCGGGACATTCTTTGCCGGAGGGAATCCCTTTTCCGAAAGAAAATAGAATGATCGGAGACGAAATCGGAAAAACAAAACTCTCCAATCTGAAAATCGTATTTTTAAACAGCTGTTATTCCGCCCATGAATCGAAAAACACTACCGGGCTTGCGGCCAATTTTTTAAAAGCAGGGGCCGAATTCGTATTGGGATTTTTAACACCGGTGGAAACGGAAGTTGCCGAACTTACTTCCAAAATCTTCTGGACGGAGTATCTGAAAACAAAATCAGCAAAAAAAGCATTCGAAAGAACAAAGTTCGAACTAAACAAATCGGATAACAAATACCAGGTGGCAGAATTATCCTTTTTGTGTTTTGCTCCTTTGGAAGAAAAAAAATATCCTCCCTTGCTTTCCGCCGTATTCGTAACAGTTCTCATAGGATTATTTCTTTTCGGATGGAATTTGATCCGCGAAAAGGAAGTTTTTCCTTTCGACAAAAGGGAGATGAAGGCAGTTGAAACTGACAAAGTCGAAAATACTTTCGAACAAACAAAAACGAAAACAAACCTTTCACCTCCTTCACGGATTTCAGACAATCCTCTCACAAACAGAATCAACCTTTTAACAGACCAAAATTTTCAAAGGCAAATCAAAACTTTTTTAAAGGAGGATCATCCTCTTTTGGATTCGGAAGCAAGGCATCGTTTGGTTTTGGAAATTCTGGAAACTGAGATTTCCGAAGATAGAAAATTTTACGAATTCAAAAGAAGATCGGGGTTAGAAGAATGAAAAAGGAAAAATTTATCCCGATCTTCGCCTTTATTTTGTTTGGTTTTGTTCCGATGAATGCCGAAAAACCGAACCCGGTCAAAGAATACGAAGATTTTCTCGTAACTAAATCCATTCTTACCAAAATTAAAAAAGATTCCTATTCCCATTTTCAAAATGATCCTTCGGAAAATAACGATTTGGAAAAGGATATCGAATATTATCTCGCCAAATGCAAATATAAGAAAATAAAAAATCTAACCCGAATTTTGAAATTATTCTCTCCTGTGGACAGCCTGTTATTTCTAAAACAATGCTCGGAAACGAAAAAGGAAGAAGCATCGAGCTTTGAATCGACCGTAAAACAAAAATTATTCGAACTATCCCGATTTCCCAAATTGGAAATTATCGAAACGGAACTTGCAGACAAGGAAGTATTGTCTTCCTTCTCAGAACTGAAGCGAATCTGGGAAGATCGGGTATATTTGTTTTCCAATTTTTATTCTCCCCATTCTCTCGCATGGCTCGGCTATGAAAAAGAGATCACTGAGGAAATTAATAGAATCGCATATTCGGATTTACCGGTACACAGGAAAGCAAATCAATTGAATCGAATCAAAGAGGATACGATTCAAGCGAATAAAAAATTATACTTAATGTTTCTATATTCCGCGGAAAATCCCTGGAACAAAACTTCGCTCTCGGATGAGAATCGTGAGAGTTTTACTTTCTATCGGGAACGAAGCGAAAAACTTTTATCCGATCCTGATTTTCCGACGGATGCCAAAGCAAAACTGGAAGAGCTTTTGAATTGTTTGAAAAACATCAATGAAGTAGGAAAGGAAAACATGCGTTTGCTATTTTTTTACGGTTTTTTTTATGATTACGGTATGGATTGGAATAATCTCGGTGCAGAACTCCTAAAAGAAGAAAAATCGGTCTTATCTTATCTGAAAAAAACAATTTACCAGTCACATCATTTCGAAAAAAGATTACATCAGATAGGTAAAACCTGCAAAGAAACCGAATTTGAACATGAGTGACGAAATCCGACAATTATTAGATGATTGCATCCTTGCCAAAGAAACGGCATGGAAATCCTTCATCGCGAAATTTCATAAACTTATCTCCGGAACTGTTGCACATTATATTCCGCAATCGGAAATCGCCGATACGATACAATTGGTCTATTTACGACTAACGCATAACAACTACCAACTTTTAAGAAAATTCAAAGGAGAAAGTCTTCCCGCATTTATCGTCTATTTAAGTGAAATCTCGAAAAACGTAAGCCTTTCCCAAACAAGGGTAATACGAAGACAGGACTTCCGCGAAGGAATCAGTCTTGATGTCGCGATTGACGTGTTAGATGATAGACCCATTCCGGAAACCATATATTTTGAGATGGAGGAGAAAAATGAGTTTTATCAGCACATTTCCTCATTGGACGAACCTTCTCGCGAAATTCTATTCTTCCGACTCAAAGGTTATAAATTCAAAGATATAGCCGAAATTTTATCTTTACCTCTGGGAACTGTATTAGCACGCGCTAGTCGGGCAAAAGAAAAGATAAAAAAAATCGTCAAAAATGAAATAAACGGGTGAAAGGAGGAAATCAATTATATGGAACCATTTGATCCTAACACCTTTATGAATAAAGTTAAGTTAAAAGAAGCATTCTATTTAATGGGAAGAGGTAAAGAAGCGGATTCGGATACAATGGATCAAATCTTAGCAAATGTGATCCCGAAACAGGAATCGGGCTTTGTATTGATTCTGAGGTTCTTAGCCGGAAAGCTATTTGTAACTACGAGCGAAAAATCCGAAACTGAAATTCCTCCCCTTTCGTTCGCGTTTCGAGGAGAAGAAAAACCTCAATTTTTACTTTCTTATAAAATGGATGATAAAGATATCTCTTTGATTCTTTCTCCCAATCAGGAAGGAACTGAAGTTTTTCTTTCGGTCGATGTCAATCCGCCGGCTTCCTACCAAGTACAACTCAAACTAGACGGAGATACGATTGAAACGATCGCCGATCTACAAAAGGGAAAAGTCTTTGATTCTCCGATTACGGGGGATACTTCTCCCGAAATCGTTCTTCTGGACAAAAATAAAGAAATCGGAAGATTTCACTTACTTTTGCACAGTTAGCTCTCTTTTTTTCCATTCTTTGCAATAATTCAAATAGTTTCGGTAATCTTTATATTAGTAGAGTTCATTTCCCTAAAAAGCGTTTGTACTCTCTTTTCCAAGCTAGTTGAATTTATAAACCTGACGTAAGTCGGGTTTTTTTTATCCCCAAGGTATTTCCGAAGGAAGAAAATAATCCGGCACTTTTTGTGTTTACAAACATCGATTTAAACCT
The nucleotide sequence above comes from Leptospira kobayashii. Encoded proteins:
- a CDS encoding CHAT domain-containing protein, with translation MKIRILTKPSKDGNPSQFDAELFWEEKKFRPVEVICSIDGKSLLEFQKDWERFLRQVLPSNIGKKELREKISKKANALEQIVFGKKTPPWKEIHFSEEILIQTDPEFTFFPWEILTTHKGFFYEWPVYRGIRSEVFHFEPKSKNGFLLIENPIREDLIPSVKKEGSVIREIWKSQSKTPIKTLKPDHLKTVRFWEEISEASYLHYAGHSLPEGIPFPKENRMIGDEIGKTKLSNLKIVFLNSCYSAHESKNTTGLAANFLKAGAEFVLGFLTPVETEVAELTSKIFWTEYLKTKSAKKAFERTKFELNKSDNKYQVAELSFLCFAPLEEKKYPPLLSAVFVTVLIGLFLFGWNLIREKEVFPFDKREMKAVETDKVENTFEQTKTKTNLSPPSRISDNPLTNRINLLTDQNFQRQIKTFLKEDHPLLDSEARHRLVLEILETEISEDRKFYEFKRRSGLEE
- a CDS encoding RNA polymerase sigma factor encodes the protein MSDEIRQLLDDCILAKETAWKSFIAKFHKLISGTVAHYIPQSEIADTIQLVYLRLTHNNYQLLRKFKGESLPAFIVYLSEISKNVSLSQTRVIRRQDFREGISLDVAIDVLDDRPIPETIYFEMEEKNEFYQHISSLDEPSREILFFRLKGYKFKDIAEILSLPLGTVLARASRAKEKIKKIVKNEING